Part of the Mycolicibacterium thermoresistibile genome, CCGCGGCCTGCAACGCCATGAACTCGGTGATGCCGAGATCGCGGCACAGCCCGGCGAGCTTCTCCCGGACCGCGGCGTCGATGGTGAACTCGACCGCCTCGGCGAGCCCGCTGGGCACCGGCGGGCGCGGGAAGTCCGGCCGCAGCCCGGTCTCCTCGGGCAGGCCGGCCAGCTGACGGGTCCAGTACTCGCGCTGCGGTCCTGCGATGCCGGTCTCCTCGGCGAGCAGTTCGGATTCCCAGGCGCCGAAGTCGGCGTACTGCACCGGCAGCGGCGCCCAGGCCGGCTCCTGACCTGCCGTCCGCGCCCGGTAGGCGGTCAGCAGGTCGGTGAACAGCACGGTCGCCGACCAGTGGTCCCCGGCGATGTGGTGCATCACCAGCGACAGCACGTGCACGTCGCCCGCCGGCGAGTCGGGCGAGCCGGCATCCGGCCGCAGCGACAGGATCGCCGGCCGGATCGGCCGCTCGTTCTCCAGGTCGAACACATGGCGGCGTTCGGCGTCCAGTTCGGCGCGCAGCCACTGTTCGCCCTGTCCGTCCGCCCGCCGCACCGGCACCGGCTCCGTCGGCAGCACGATCTGATAGGGCACACCGTCGATCTCGCGGTACACGGTGCGCAGGATCTCGTGCCGCGCGATCACATCGCCGATCGCGGCCTCCAGCGCGTCGACGTCGACCGGGCCGTGCAGCCGCGCCGCGAACGGGATGTTGTTGACGACGCTGGGGCCGTCCACACGGTAGGCGAACCAGGACCGGAGCTGCGACGAGGACAGCGGCGCCGGGCCGTCGAAATGCTGTGGGGTCAGCCGGGGGCGCAACGGTCCGCCGCTGCCCGAACGCAACTCGTCGATGCGTCCGGCCAGCCGGGCCACCGTGCCCAGTTCGAAGACGTCCTGCACCCCGATGTCCACCCCGAAGGCAGACCGCACGGCCGCGACGAGCTTCGTCGCCAGCAGGGAGTGCCCGCCGAGGTCGAAGAACGAGTCGTCGGCGCCGATGCGCTCGGAGCGGCCGAGCAGGTCACCGAACAGCCGGGCGACCTCGCGTTCGGTGTCGGTGGCCGGCTCCCGGTACTCGATCATCGAGGCGATCTGCGGTTCGGGCAGCGCCGCCCGGTCGATCTTGCCGTGGGTGGTGATCGGGATCTCGTCGAGCACCACGTAGGCGGCCGGCACCATGTACTCCGGCAGCGCGGCGGCGACCCGCGCGCGGATGCGTTCCACCGCAACCGAATCGGTGGACTCGCCGCTCACCGGGGTGAGATATCCGACCAGGCTCCGGCCGACGTTGGGCAGATCGGTGGCCACCACCACCGCCTGACCGACGCTGGGATCCACCGAGATCGCCGCCGCGACGTCGCCGAGTTCGATCCGGAATCCGCGGATCTTCACCTGCTCGTCGGCGCGGCCGACGAATTCGATGTCGCCGTCGGCGTTGCGCCGGGCCAGGTCGCCGGACCGGTACAGCCGCCCGCCGGGGTTGAACGGGTCGGCGACGAAACGCTCCGCGGTCAGGCCGGGCCGCCGGTGGTAGCCGTGCGCGACATGGGTTCCGCCGATGTAGATCTCACCGATGACGCCGACGGGCACCGGCTGCAGCGCGTTGTCGAGTAGGTGCAGCTGGGTGTTGATCTTCGGCCGGCCGATCGGCACGATCCGGGTGCCCTGCTTGCCTTCCACCTTGTAGCGGCTGGCGTTGATGACGGTCTCGGTCGGGCCGTAGAAGTTGTGCAACAGGGCGTCGAAGGTGGCGTGGAACTTGTCGGCCACCTCACCCGGCAACGGTTCGCCGCCGATGGGCACCCGCTGCAGGGTCCGCCACTGGTTCACCCCGGGCAGCGACAGGAACAGGCCCAGCAGCGACGGCACGAAGTGCATGGCGGTGATGCCTTCGTCCTGCAGCAGGGCGGTGAGGTAGCCGATGTCGTTGAGCCCGCCGGGCCGGTGGATGACCAGCCGGGCGCCGCAGGCCAGGGTGCCGAAGATCTCGGCGATCGACACGTCGAAGCTCGGGGAGGCCACCTGCAGCAGCCGGTCGTTCGCGTCGACCTGATAGTCGCCCTTGAACCAGACGAAGTACTCCGCGACCGGCCGGTGCGGCACCGGAACCCCCTTGGGCAGACCGGTGGTGCCCGAGGTGTAGATGAGGTACGCGGTGTTGCCGGGCAGCAGCCGACGCACCCGGTCGGTGTCGGTCGGATCGGTGGTCGGCTGCCCGTCGAGGTCCGAGACGGGTTCGCGCAGCACCAGTCTGGCGTCGCAGTCGCCCAGGATGAACGACAACCGGTCGTCGGGGTAGGTGGGATCGATCGGCAGGTACACCGCGCCGGCCTTCAGCACACCCAGCGCGGTGATGACGAGCTCGGGTGACTTGTCGAGCAGTACCGCGACCCGGTCCTCGGTGCCGATGCCCTGGCCGATCAGCCAGTGGGCCACCCGGTTGGCGGCCTCGTTGAGTTCCCGGTACGAGTAGTGCCGGCCCTCGTAGACGACGGCGACGGCGTCCGGGGTCTGCCGGACCTGGGATTCGATGAGGTCCGGCAGGGTGCGGGCCGGGGTGTCGAACCGGTCACCGCGGGAGACGTCGCGCAGCCAGGCGAGGTCGGCGTCGTCCATCAGCCGCAGGCGGGACAGCGGGGTGTCCGGGCGGCGCAGCGCATCCTCGAGCAGCACCACGAAGTGCCTGAGCAGTTGGCGGCCCAGCGCGGGTTCGATGACCTCCACCAGGTGTTCGATCTCGACGGTCGCGCCCGGGTCGGCGGGGTCGGGGTCGAATTCGATCATCACGCCCAGCGGCAGCTGGGTCAGGTGGCTGCGCAGTTCGGCGCGTTCACACCGCACCCCGGGCGGGGTGAAGCCGAAGCGGTCGGGCCCGCGGAATCCGAAGCTGACCCGGGTCATCCGCTCGGTGCCGTGGCGCCGGTCGGGGTTGAGTTCACGGACCACCCGGTCCAGGTTGATGCCCTGGTGGGCGAATGCACCCAGGGCGGTGTCGCGGGACTGGGCCAGCATGTCACGGAACGACATCGCGGCGTTCGGGCGCAGCCGCATCGCCACCGTGTTGCCGTAGTAGCCGATCCGCTGTTCGGCGCCGCTGTCGCGGTTGAGCACCGGGGTGGCGACCAGGAAGTCGTCGGCGTGGGTGTAGCGGAAGATCAATGTGCCGAACACGGCCAGCAGCACCGCGTACGGAGTGCAACCGGTCTCCTGGGCGAGCTCCACCACCCGGCGGGCGGTGTCGGCGCCCAGCGTGACACTGTCGCGGGCCGAACGCCAGCCGCTCGGCACCGCGGACCCGTGGGGACCCGGAAGTTCCAGCGGCTCCGGCGGATCGGCGAGCACCTCCCGCCAGTAGGCCAGGTCGGCGTCGGGGTCGCGCGGGCCGGGCGGCAGCTGGGGTGCCAGCTCCTCCCCCAGGTCCACGCCGGTGTAGGCGCGGGTCAGATCGTCGAAGAACACCTCCCACGACCCGTCGTCCCAGGCGATGTGATGCGCGACCAGCAGCATGATGTGCTCGTCGGCGCCGGTGCGGATCATGGTGATCCGCAACGGGGAATCGACGCTCAGGTCGAACGGCGCGGTGAATTCGCGTTGGGCCAGCACCTCGAGCCGCAACCGCCGGGCCTGCTCGGATTGATCGGCGAGGTCGGTCAGATCGTGTTCGGTCCAGCCCGGGCGGAGCTCGGCGTGCACGGTGGGCCGTGGCTCGCCGTTCTCGTCGGCGGCGTAGGTGGTGCGCAGCACGGGGTGGCGGCGCGCCACGGCGTCCAGCGCACCGCGCAGCGCGGCCAGGTCGACCGGACCCGAGATGCGGTACGACAGGCAGATGTTGAGCAACGCGCCGGACGGGTCGGCCTGGTGGACGAACCACATCCGCAGCTGACCGTCGGACAGCCGGTCCTCGCTGGCCGCCCCGGTGGTCTGCTGCGCCGACAGTCCGCGCTCACTGAGGCGGCGGCGCAACAGTGCCAGGCGGGCCTCGTCGTCGGCGCCGGCGGGCCGGGTTTCGGTGGTGTCAGTCACTGAGGAGAGTTCACTTTCTTGGGCGGTTTTCTGGGCGCTTCGCGGATCGTCGGCCGGATCGCCGCGTCGAGTTCGTCGACCAGTTCGGTGCCGGTGATGCCGCTGAGCAGGCTGGCGAGCGGCACGGTCCGACCGACGACCTTCCGGAATCGTTTTCGCAGGTCGACCGCCAACAGGGAGTCGACGCCGAGGTCGAACAGCGAGGCCTCGAGGTCGATGGTGTCGGGGTCGGGGATGCCGAGCACGGCGGCCAGTTCGCCGCGCACGGCGGCGTCGGTGTCCACCGCGGGCCCGGTGCCACCGGTCGGCGCCGACGCGGTGGTGTCCGGCTGCGCAACCGAATCGGGTTCCCCGAGGAACAGCCGCAGCCGGTCCGGGTCGGCGGCGAACACCAACGGGTCGTGGGTGTGGGCGAGCAGGCTCGCCTCGACCGCCTCGGCCGGCGCCATCGGCAGCAGCCCGGACCGTCGGATGCGGGCGGCCTCGTCGGCGTCCACGATCCCGCGACCGGTCTCGGGACCGGACTGCCACAATCCCCACCGGATCGCCACCGCGTCGCGGCCCTCGGCGCGCAGCCGGTGGGCCGCCACATCGAGCATCCGGTTGGCCGCGGCGTACACGGTGTGTCCCTGCCCGCCCCACCGGCCGGACACCGACGAGCACAGCAGCAGCCGGGCGTCCGGCCGCAGCGGCCAGTCCCGGACCAGCCGGGACAGCCCGATCAGCTTGGCGGCCAGTGTGTTCGCGGTGGCCTGCGGGTCGATCCGGTCACCGGTGTCGAACGTCGCCGCGCCGGCGGCGTGGATCAGCAGCGACGCCCCGGCGCCGCCGTACCGTCCGGCCGCGGCCGCCACCGCATCCGGGTCGGTGAGGTCACAGGACACCGACAGCACCTCGGCGCCGGTCGGGGCGGCGAGCGCGGCGAGCTCCGCGGGGTCCACCGGGCGGCGGCTGAGCAGCACGATCCGCTTCGCCCCGCGGCGGGCGAGTTGGCGGGCGTAGTGCAGACCGATCGCTCCGGCGCCGCCGGTGATCACCACCTCGTCGAGCAGGCCGGGACGGTCCAGCGGCGGCGGGGCGGGCACGTCGCGCAGGCCGCGCCGGTACAGCACCGCGCCGGCGCCGGTGGTGCGGATCGCCAGTCCTCCCCCACCGGTCGCAGACAGCACGGCGTCCATCAGCAGGGCCGCGACGGCCGGGTCGGTGTCCCGAGCGGTGTCCGACCCGACGCCCTGCTCGAGATC contains:
- a CDS encoding non-ribosomal peptide synthetase, encoding MTDTTETRPAGADDEARLALLRRRLSERGLSAQQTTGAASEDRLSDGQLRMWFVHQADPSGALLNICLSYRISGPVDLAALRGALDAVARRHPVLRTTYAADENGEPRPTVHAELRPGWTEHDLTDLADQSEQARRLRLEVLAQREFTAPFDLSVDSPLRITMIRTGADEHIMLLVAHHIAWDDGSWEVFFDDLTRAYTGVDLGEELAPQLPPGPRDPDADLAYWREVLADPPEPLELPGPHGSAVPSGWRSARDSVTLGADTARRVVELAQETGCTPYAVLLAVFGTLIFRYTHADDFLVATPVLNRDSGAEQRIGYYGNTVAMRLRPNAAMSFRDMLAQSRDTALGAFAHQGINLDRVVRELNPDRRHGTERMTRVSFGFRGPDRFGFTPPGVRCERAELRSHLTQLPLGVMIEFDPDPADPGATVEIEHLVEVIEPALGRQLLRHFVVLLEDALRRPDTPLSRLRLMDDADLAWLRDVSRGDRFDTPARTLPDLIESQVRQTPDAVAVVYEGRHYSYRELNEAANRVAHWLIGQGIGTEDRVAVLLDKSPELVITALGVLKAGAVYLPIDPTYPDDRLSFILGDCDARLVLREPVSDLDGQPTTDPTDTDRVRRLLPGNTAYLIYTSGTTGLPKGVPVPHRPVAEYFVWFKGDYQVDANDRLLQVASPSFDVSIAEIFGTLACGARLVIHRPGGLNDIGYLTALLQDEGITAMHFVPSLLGLFLSLPGVNQWRTLQRVPIGGEPLPGEVADKFHATFDALLHNFYGPTETVINASRYKVEGKQGTRIVPIGRPKINTQLHLLDNALQPVPVGVIGEIYIGGTHVAHGYHRRPGLTAERFVADPFNPGGRLYRSGDLARRNADGDIEFVGRADEQVKIRGFRIELGDVAAAISVDPSVGQAVVVATDLPNVGRSLVGYLTPVSGESTDSVAVERIRARVAAALPEYMVPAAYVVLDEIPITTHGKIDRAALPEPQIASMIEYREPATDTEREVARLFGDLLGRSERIGADDSFFDLGGHSLLATKLVAAVRSAFGVDIGVQDVFELGTVARLAGRIDELRSGSGGPLRPRLTPQHFDGPAPLSSSQLRSWFAYRVDGPSVVNNIPFAARLHGPVDVDALEAAIGDVIARHEILRTVYREIDGVPYQIVLPTEPVPVRRADGQGEQWLRAELDAERRHVFDLENERPIRPAILSLRPDAGSPDSPAGDVHVLSLVMHHIAGDHWSATVLFTDLLTAYRARTAGQEPAWAPLPVQYADFGAWESELLAEETGIAGPQREYWTRQLAGLPEETGLRPDFPRPPVPSGLAEAVEFTIDAAVREKLAGLCRDLGITEFMALQAAVAVVLHKAGSGSDIPLGTPVAGRSEPELDQLVGFFINILVLRNDLSGNPSLREVCRRAREMALAAYAHQDLPFDQVVDAVSPVRTLARNPLFSVVVHVREQLPENRVIDHGPDGDTTVTVLEPPFDAAHADLSLNFFAAEDGGGYRGHVIYRPELYSRDTAQRFADWLGRVVTAFAERPDITLRELEIGAPGERRRILEEWGGGTVYVLDETLQPVPVGVVGDVYTAGPALAAAHWTRAGVTATRLVADPVGNRPGARLYRTGDRARWIADGVLEFVDAQPPTIPAVRPDSGQRPGGPPATDTERALATLLAEVLDTEVTGRDDDFFSLGGDSILAVQLAARARDTGLKLTARMVFEHPTLHELAAAVEAREAVEARETAEAGGAEAGGAESGGGADGAERGAAAGDSGNGAASHAPMSTSGLSAEQLSALTASWNPAGEDAP